One Halobaculum roseum DNA segment encodes these proteins:
- a CDS encoding 30S ribosomal protein S19e, with translation MVTLYDVPAADLNDEVAARLEDRIEQPEWVQFAKSGQDRELPPQQEDFWFRRAASLLRKVADRGPVGVERLATEYGGAKNGSNRYVVSPPEHEGGSRKIIRVALQQLEEEGFVETAQGEGRRVTDEGRSFLDEVAGDVLEELDRPELERYA, from the coding sequence ATGGTTACCCTCTACGACGTCCCGGCGGCGGACCTCAACGACGAGGTCGCCGCTCGACTGGAGGATCGCATCGAACAGCCGGAGTGGGTGCAGTTCGCCAAGTCCGGTCAGGACCGGGAGCTCCCGCCCCAGCAGGAGGACTTCTGGTTCCGCCGTGCGGCCTCGCTGCTGCGCAAGGTCGCCGACCGCGGCCCCGTCGGCGTCGAGCGCCTCGCCACCGAGTACGGCGGCGCCAAGAACGGCTCGAACCGCTACGTCGTCAGCCCGCCCGAGCACGAGGGCGGCTCGCGCAAGATCATTCGCGTCGCGCTCCAGCAGCTCGAGGAGGAGGGCTTCGTCGAGACGGCCCAGGGCGAGGGCCGCCGCGTCACCGACGAGGGTCGCTCGTTCCTGGACGAGGTCGCCGGCGACGTACTCGAGGAGCTCGACCGCCCCGAGCTCGAGCGCTACGCGTAA
- a CDS encoding lysylphosphatidylglycerol synthase transmembrane domain-containing protein — protein MDSDQLRATVVGFLGAFAVLGALLYLVGVGDLLDVLRGASAGTVGLVVLVTLGWLVAWAVALRTVLGVLGIRLSVFRSFLVFNGAMFSNNVTPFGQAGGEPVTALLIATVADTEYERGLAAIASVDTLNFVPSITLALVGAAYFATETTFGTRLQLATGVVVALALVVPGLVYLGWQNRYALETRVVGAFVPLIRRVAGILPVFSAPTEQSVESRIGHFFGAIERVATDRTGIAVSLAASTLGWILQMVALYLAFLAIDQPVPFSAMLFVVPMGAIAGVTPLPGGAGGIEAVLVAVLAALPSVSVSATAALGAVVIYRGAVFWVPVIIGGVVVSVIGADSVG, from the coding sequence ATGGATTCGGACCAGCTACGCGCCACCGTCGTCGGGTTTCTCGGCGCGTTCGCGGTCCTCGGCGCGTTGCTGTATCTCGTCGGCGTCGGCGACCTCCTCGACGTGCTCCGGGGAGCCTCGGCCGGGACGGTCGGGCTCGTCGTGCTCGTCACCCTCGGCTGGCTCGTCGCCTGGGCGGTCGCGCTCAGAACCGTGCTCGGGGTGCTGGGCATCCGACTCTCGGTCTTTCGGTCGTTTCTCGTGTTCAACGGCGCGATGTTCTCCAACAACGTCACGCCGTTCGGCCAGGCCGGGGGCGAACCCGTCACCGCCCTGCTCATCGCGACGGTCGCCGACACGGAGTACGAGCGCGGCCTCGCAGCCATCGCCAGCGTGGACACGCTCAACTTCGTCCCCTCGATCACGCTCGCGCTCGTCGGCGCGGCGTACTTCGCCACCGAGACGACGTTCGGAACCCGGCTCCAGCTTGCGACCGGCGTCGTCGTCGCGCTCGCGCTCGTCGTCCCCGGACTCGTCTACCTCGGGTGGCAGAACCGGTACGCGCTCGAAACGCGGGTCGTCGGGGCGTTCGTCCCGCTGATCCGCCGGGTCGCCGGGATCCTGCCGGTGTTCTCCGCGCCGACCGAGCAGTCGGTGGAGTCGCGGATCGGCCACTTCTTCGGCGCCATCGAGCGCGTCGCCACCGACCGAACCGGGATCGCCGTCTCGCTTGCGGCCTCGACGCTCGGCTGGATCCTCCAGATGGTCGCCCTCTATCTCGCGTTCCTTGCGATCGACCAGCCGGTCCCGTTCTCGGCGATGCTGTTCGTCGTTCCGATGGGCGCGATCGCGGGGGTCACGCCGTTGCCGGGCGGCGCGGGCGGCATCGAGGCGGTGCTCGTCGCCGTGCTCGCGGCGCTCCCGTCGGTCTCCGTCTCCGCGACGGCGGCGCTGGGCGCCGTCGTCATCTACCGCGGCGCGGTCTTCTGGGTGCCGGTGATCATCGGCGGGGTCGTCGTGAGCGTGATCGGCGCCGACAGCGTCGGGTGA
- the thiL gene encoding thiamine-phosphate kinase, whose protein sequence is MDEREALARLADTLPGAGDDCAVVGDRVLTTDMLHETTDFPAGVDRYTAGWRAVGASLSDVAAMGADAEAAVAAYGAPEFDPGEVDDFVRGAREVCAAVDAEYVGGDLDRHDEFTVATTALGETDDPIRRGGADRGDAVCVTGALGRSAAAVRAFEDGDAERGNELFRFTPRVAAGVALRPYATAMMDSSDGLARSLHQLVEASDVSDLGMDITESYVPVDDAVREVFDDAEARREAALFFGEDFELVFTLPSDAVDDAREASPTPISVIGNVTWDGVRMDGEPLPDRGYEHAGE, encoded by the coding sequence ATGGACGAACGCGAGGCGCTCGCGCGACTGGCCGACACCCTGCCGGGCGCGGGCGACGACTGCGCGGTCGTCGGCGACCGGGTGCTCACGACCGACATGCTCCACGAGACGACGGACTTCCCCGCCGGCGTCGACCGCTACACCGCGGGCTGGCGGGCCGTCGGCGCGTCGCTGTCGGACGTGGCCGCGATGGGCGCCGACGCGGAGGCGGCCGTCGCGGCCTACGGGGCGCCGGAGTTCGACCCCGGCGAGGTCGACGACTTCGTGCGCGGCGCACGCGAGGTCTGTGCGGCGGTCGACGCCGAGTACGTGGGCGGCGACCTCGACCGTCACGACGAGTTCACCGTCGCGACGACCGCGCTCGGCGAGACCGACGACCCGATCCGTCGCGGCGGCGCCGACCGCGGCGACGCGGTGTGCGTGACGGGCGCGCTCGGCCGCAGCGCCGCCGCCGTCCGCGCGTTCGAGGACGGCGACGCCGAGCGCGGGAACGAGCTGTTCCGCTTCACCCCGCGCGTCGCCGCCGGCGTCGCGCTCCGACCGTACGCGACGGCGATGATGGACTCCAGCGACGGGCTCGCGCGCTCGCTGCACCAGCTCGTCGAGGCGAGCGACGTGAGCGACCTCGGGATGGACATCACCGAGTCGTACGTCCCCGTCGACGACGCGGTTCGGGAGGTGTTCGACGACGCCGAGGCGCGCCGGGAGGCGGCGCTGTTCTTCGGCGAGGACTTCGAGCTGGTGTTCACGCTCCCGAGCGACGCCGTCGACGACGCCCGCGAGGCCTCGCCGACGCCGATCTCGGTGATCGGAAACGTGACCTGGGACGGCGTCAGGATGGACGGCGAGCCGCTCCCGGACCGCGGCTACGAGCACGCGGGCGAGTGA
- a CDS encoding site-2 protease family protein, translated as MSETAEADYPRPPELDAVFHCSEIRRDDDRILYYGISDVGERELVRRVWPAFREAGYEVQVVTTDSGLDVIVARPYADGLDGVPWLNVGLFVATVVTTLLVGATAWYYVPFSTIQENPLSVLQAWPFTAAVLGVLLTHELGHYALGRYHGVDVSLPYVIPFILPFGTMGAIIRMRGQMPDREALFDIGVAGPLAGLAATIVVTVVGLLLGPFTVPQSVLGGGGQVIVFNNPPLLDLIAAALNQPTGYTDPTKTAHPVVMGAWVGMFFTVLNLLPVGQLDGGHIVRAMVGRRQETVAAFVPTALFGIAAYLYFVRGLGLNESVGLWAFWGLFSAFIAYRGPAEPIDDTALGPKRIAVGVFTFALGLLCFMLVPIQVTTI; from the coding sequence ATGAGTGAGACGGCCGAAGCCGACTATCCCCGTCCCCCCGAACTGGACGCCGTCTTCCATTGTTCGGAGATCCGACGGGACGACGATCGGATCCTCTACTACGGGATCAGCGACGTGGGCGAGCGCGAGCTCGTCCGTCGCGTCTGGCCGGCGTTCCGGGAGGCCGGCTACGAGGTGCAGGTCGTCACCACCGACTCCGGGCTGGACGTGATCGTCGCCCGCCCGTACGCCGACGGCCTCGACGGCGTTCCCTGGCTCAACGTCGGGCTGTTCGTCGCCACGGTGGTGACGACGCTGCTCGTCGGTGCCACGGCGTGGTACTACGTCCCCTTCTCGACGATCCAGGAGAACCCCCTCTCCGTGTTACAGGCGTGGCCCTTCACCGCGGCCGTCCTCGGCGTGCTGTTGACGCACGAACTCGGCCACTACGCGCTCGGTCGTTACCACGGCGTCGACGTGTCGCTCCCGTACGTGATCCCCTTCATCCTCCCGTTCGGGACGATGGGCGCGATCATCCGAATGCGCGGGCAGATGCCCGACCGGGAGGCGCTGTTCGACATCGGCGTCGCCGGCCCGCTCGCGGGCCTGGCCGCCACGATCGTCGTCACGGTGGTCGGCCTCCTCCTCGGGCCGTTCACGGTCCCGCAGTCGGTGCTGGGCGGGGGCGGCCAGGTCATCGTGTTCAACAACCCGCCGCTGTTGGACCTGATCGCCGCCGCGTTGAACCAGCCGACCGGCTACACCGACCCGACGAAAACCGCTCACCCGGTGGTCATGGGCGCGTGGGTCGGGATGTTCTTCACGGTGCTCAACCTCCTCCCGGTCGGCCAGCTCGACGGCGGCCACATCGTCCGCGCGATGGTCGGCCGGCGTCAGGAGACGGTCGCGGCGTTCGTGCCCACCGCGCTGTTCGGCATCGCCGCGTACCTCTATTTCGTTCGCGGCCTCGGGCTCAACGAGTCCGTCGGGCTGTGGGCCTTCTGGGGGCTGTTCTCGGCGTTCATCGCCTACCGCGGCCCCGCGGAGCCGATCGACGACACCGCGCTCGGCCCGAAACGCATCGCCGTCGGCGTGTTCACGTTCGCCCTCGGCCTCCTGTGTTTCATGCTCGTGCCGATCCAGGTGACGACGATCTGA
- a CDS encoding DUF7123 family protein, which translates to MSATVQPSDTDRASTDTPSKEERLATFLREKAEDGELYFKSKFIAEEVGLSPKEIGALMVKLKDSACGLSIEKWSYTSATTWRIEPAN; encoded by the coding sequence ATGAGCGCAACCGTGCAACCCTCCGACACCGACCGCGCCTCGACCGACACCCCCTCCAAGGAGGAGCGTCTCGCGACGTTCCTGCGTGAGAAGGCCGAGGACGGCGAGCTCTACTTCAAGAGCAAGTTCATCGCCGAGGAAGTCGGCCTCTCGCCGAAGGAGATCGGCGCCCTGATGGTGAAGCTCAAGGACTCCGCCTGCGGGCTCTCCATCGAGAAGTGGTCGTACACGTCCGCGACCACCTGGCGCATCGAGCCGGCGAACTGA
- a CDS encoding molybdopterin synthase, with amino-acid sequence MRTLSLVGPGAADLLAPLSARLDGRVATIRRDDGDGGTAAGSAGRPADADEPADESAAGSAGGPGDTDRGPGAAYRLGDDGGWTGAGAGETFPDLLDRLAPDFDYALVAGFSRLRLPTVVVGDEAVPGDVVARVGDADELSVEDLVDHIEDAEPHVTLEALIDEAKASEGADRSGAIATFTGRVRAKDAPDDDRTEALEFEKYEGVAADRMARIERELEAREGVFDVRMHHRVGVVADGEDIVFVVVLAGHRTEAFRTVEDGINRLKDEVPIFKKETTENDEFWVHERSQ; translated from the coding sequence ATGCGCACGCTCTCGCTTGTCGGCCCCGGCGCGGCCGACCTCCTGGCCCCCCTGTCGGCGCGGCTCGACGGCCGCGTGGCGACCATCCGCCGCGACGACGGTGACGGCGGGACCGCCGCCGGATCGGCCGGTCGACCGGCCGACGCGGACGAACCGGCGGACGAATCGGCGGCCGGCTCGGCTGGCGGGCCCGGAGACACGGATCGCGGCCCCGGCGCCGCCTACCGCCTCGGCGACGACGGCGGGTGGACCGGCGCCGGCGCCGGCGAGACGTTCCCCGATCTGCTCGACCGGCTGGCCCCCGACTTCGACTACGCCCTCGTCGCGGGGTTCTCCCGGCTCCGCCTGCCGACGGTCGTCGTCGGCGACGAGGCCGTCCCGGGCGACGTTGTCGCTCGCGTCGGCGACGCGGACGAGCTGTCGGTCGAGGATCTCGTCGACCACATCGAGGACGCGGAGCCGCACGTCACCCTGGAGGCGCTCATCGACGAAGCGAAAGCCAGCGAGGGCGCCGACCGGTCGGGCGCCATCGCGACGTTCACCGGCCGCGTCCGCGCGAAGGACGCCCCGGACGACGACCGGACCGAGGCGCTGGAGTTCGAGAAGTACGAGGGCGTCGCCGCCGATCGGATGGCCCGCATCGAGCGCGAGCTCGAGGCGCGGGAGGGGGTCTTCGACGTGCGGATGCACCACCGCGTCGGCGTCGTCGCAGACGGCGAGGACATCGTCTTCGTCGTCGTGCTCGCGGGCCACCGGACCGAGGCGTTCCGGACCGTCGAGGACGGCATCAACCGGCTCAAGGACGAGGTCCCGATATTCAAGAAGGAGACGACCGAGAACGACGAGTTCTGGGTACACGAGCGGTCTCAGTAG
- the pyrH gene encoding UMP kinase, whose product MRVVLSLGGSVLAPELDSGRVAAYANAIERLVDEGCELGVVVGGGGVARDYISAARDLDANEVQLDQLGIDVTRVNARLLITALGPSVDPSPAHDYDEAADAIRRGDVSVMGGVTPGQTTDAVAAALGEYVDADLLVYATGADGIYDADPNVDESATQFAEMTPEELVEVIVPMSRDAGASAPVDLLAAKLIQRAGMRTVVLDGHDPEAVENAVLYGEHTGTDVVPAGGDEPTYWAQR is encoded by the coding sequence ATGAGAGTAGTCCTGTCGCTCGGCGGGAGCGTCCTCGCGCCGGAACTCGACTCCGGACGCGTGGCGGCGTACGCGAACGCCATCGAGCGGTTGGTCGACGAGGGCTGTGAGCTGGGGGTCGTCGTCGGCGGCGGCGGCGTCGCGCGCGACTACATCAGCGCGGCCCGAGATCTGGACGCCAACGAGGTCCAGCTCGACCAGCTGGGCATCGACGTGACGCGGGTGAACGCCCGGCTGCTCATCACCGCGCTGGGCCCGTCGGTCGACCCCTCCCCCGCGCATGACTACGACGAGGCGGCCGACGCCATCCGCCGCGGCGACGTGTCGGTGATGGGCGGCGTCACGCCGGGACAGACCACCGACGCCGTCGCGGCCGCCCTCGGGGAGTACGTCGACGCCGACCTCCTCGTGTACGCCACGGGCGCGGACGGCATCTACGACGCCGACCCGAACGTCGACGAGTCGGCCACGCAGTTCGCGGAGATGACGCCCGAGGAACTGGTCGAGGTCATCGTGCCGATGAGCCGCGACGCCGGCGCCTCCGCGCCGGTCGACCTGCTGGCGGCGAAGCTCATCCAGCGCGCCGGGATGCGGACGGTCGTCCTCGACGGCCACGACCCCGAGGCCGTCGAGAACGCGGTACTGTACGGCGAACACACCGGGACCGACGTGGTTCCCGCCGGCGGCGACGAGCCGACGTACTGGGCGCAACGATGA
- the lysS gene encoding lysine--tRNA ligase, whose translation MSSEDERSESSDRTGSAATREDDDPAVDPHAVGGRGDGDGDAHHAFWADEVADEIEARDPDEPIVIKGGVSPSGIAHIGNFNEIIRGYFVAAVLRERGHEVRQVFTSDDKDALRKLPRKLADTDGDIVELGDVNAGALGQNLGKPYTDIPDPFEDGHDSYAAHFAALLSADAEALDIPVEMVSNTELYADGAFDDVVERVLRNADAARETLGKYQDKVDEDYVPFMPQCSECGMLTQDVTEVDLDAREVHYRCSGIEAGERFMEGCGHEGVATFREGKLPWRFEWPAQWEVLGVDFEPFGKDHAEGSWPSGVDIARNVLGIEPPVPMVYEWFTLNGESLSSSEGHVVTVQEVLDLIEPEVLRYFFVRNPKKAKDFDVERLDQLVNEFDRFERAYFGDADPDERFAAFAERAYPFVVDEVREGRVRLPYTFAAVLGMVDDREFRIQLARDEGHFADDTPEWAIEDALERVERARRWAERCDNEYNYRLQSELPEHDFEPAVEAALDDLADFVAAGNDGEAIQGEIYETARRHDVEVGDFFAAGYRLFFDETQGPRLGEFLGELEREFVVSRLRRES comes from the coding sequence ATGAGTAGCGAGGACGAACGCAGTGAGTCCTCGGACCGAACGGGGAGCGCAGCGACCCGTGAGGACGACGATCCCGCCGTCGACCCGCACGCGGTCGGCGGCCGCGGCGACGGGGACGGCGACGCACACCACGCCTTCTGGGCCGACGAGGTCGCCGACGAGATCGAGGCGCGCGACCCCGACGAGCCGATCGTGATCAAGGGCGGCGTCTCGCCCTCGGGCATCGCCCACATCGGCAACTTCAACGAGATCATCCGGGGCTACTTCGTCGCGGCGGTGCTTCGCGAGCGGGGCCACGAGGTCCGGCAGGTGTTCACCAGCGACGACAAGGACGCCCTCCGGAAGCTCCCCCGGAAGCTGGCGGACACCGACGGCGACATCGTCGAGCTGGGCGACGTGAACGCCGGCGCGCTCGGCCAGAACCTCGGGAAGCCGTACACGGACATCCCGGACCCGTTCGAGGACGGCCACGATTCCTACGCCGCCCACTTCGCGGCGCTGTTGTCGGCCGACGCCGAGGCCCTCGACATCCCGGTCGAGATGGTGTCGAACACGGAGCTGTACGCCGACGGCGCCTTCGACGACGTGGTCGAACGCGTGCTGCGCAACGCCGACGCGGCCCGCGAGACGCTGGGGAAGTACCAGGACAAGGTCGACGAGGACTACGTCCCGTTCATGCCGCAGTGCTCGGAGTGCGGCATGCTGACGCAGGACGTGACCGAGGTGGATCTCGACGCCCGCGAGGTCCACTACCGCTGTTCGGGGATCGAGGCGGGCGAGCGGTTCATGGAGGGATGCGGCCACGAGGGCGTCGCCACCTTCCGCGAGGGGAAGCTCCCGTGGCGCTTCGAGTGGCCCGCCCAGTGGGAGGTGCTCGGGGTCGACTTCGAGCCGTTCGGCAAGGACCACGCGGAGGGCTCCTGGCCCAGCGGCGTCGACATCGCCCGGAACGTCCTCGGCATCGAGCCGCCCGTCCCGATGGTGTACGAGTGGTTCACGCTCAACGGCGAGTCGCTGTCCTCCTCGGAGGGACACGTCGTCACCGTCCAGGAGGTGCTCGACCTCATCGAGCCGGAGGTGCTTCGCTACTTCTTCGTCCGGAACCCGAAGAAGGCGAAGGACTTCGACGTCGAGCGCCTGGACCAGTTGGTCAACGAGTTCGACCGCTTCGAGCGCGCGTACTTCGGCGATGCGGACCCCGACGAGCGCTTCGCGGCGTTCGCCGAGCGGGCGTACCCGTTCGTCGTCGACGAGGTGCGGGAGGGGCGCGTTCGGCTCCCGTACACCTTCGCGGCGGTGCTGGGCATGGTCGACGACCGCGAGTTCCGGATCCAACTCGCGCGCGACGAGGGACACTTCGCCGACGACACGCCCGAGTGGGCCATCGAGGACGCCCTGGAACGCGTCGAGCGCGCCCGCCGGTGGGCCGAGCGCTGCGACAACGAGTACAACTACCGCCTCCAGTCCGAACTGCCGGAACACGACTTCGAACCCGCCGTCGAGGCCGCCCTCGACGACCTGGCCGACTTCGTCGCCGCGGGCAACGACGGCGAGGCGATCCAGGGCGAGATCTACGAGACCGCCCGGCGCCACGACGTGGAGGTCGGCGACTTCTTCGCCGCCGGCTACCGGCTGTTCTTCGACGAGACGCAGGGGCCGCGGCTGGGCGAGTTCCTCGGCGAGCTGGAGCGCGAGTTCGTCGTTTCGCGGTTGCGCCGGGAATCGTAA
- a CDS encoding PadR family transcriptional regulator, which yields MRKSGPPRGLISYIVLELLEEKPRYGYEILKEITDISGGHWEPSYGSVYPILYKFEDEGYAERIEREDEPDRKYFALTDEGRDHLTEKRREVGGKARDFADVILGFYHMYVAFATDERFDVDPSDDDWHFDGEYSGWIAEQVIRHHERDFGEFERIGDTPEEFHARQGDADAPEGDTGENADASGDGDGNRSEEAAADGGTNA from the coding sequence ATGCGGAAGAGCGGCCCGCCGCGTGGCCTCATCTCGTACATCGTGCTGGAGCTTCTCGAGGAGAAACCGCGGTACGGCTACGAGATCCTCAAGGAGATAACCGACATCAGCGGCGGCCACTGGGAACCGTCCTACGGCTCCGTCTACCCCATCCTCTACAAGTTCGAGGACGAGGGCTACGCCGAGCGGATCGAGCGCGAGGACGAGCCCGACCGGAAGTACTTCGCGCTGACCGACGAGGGCCGCGACCACCTGACCGAGAAACGTCGCGAGGTCGGCGGGAAGGCGCGCGACTTCGCGGACGTAATCTTAGGCTTCTATCACATGTACGTCGCGTTCGCGACCGACGAACGCTTCGACGTGGACCCGTCGGACGACGACTGGCACTTCGACGGCGAGTACTCCGGGTGGATCGCCGAGCAGGTGATCCGCCACCACGAGCGGGACTTCGGCGAGTTCGAGCGCATCGGGGACACGCCCGAGGAGTTCCACGCCCGGCAGGGCGACGCCGACGCGCCCGAGGGCGACACTGGCGAGAACGCGGACGCGAGCGGGGACGGCGACGGCAATCGCTCGGAGGAGGCGGCCGCCGACGGCGGGACGAACGCCTGA
- a CDS encoding site-2 protease family protein encodes MNTLLWVLVGALAYSVVLMALYTRGYLPDAVRVQGPLTTIHTKRGRAFLNWLAGPRRFWRAWSNLGVGIAVVVMVAMFAFLVWSALATLQRPVQTQANQPSNFLIIPGVNDFLPLAVAPEIVLGLLIALVVHEGGHGLLCRVEDIDIDSLGLVLLTVIPVGAFVEPDEESQSNADRGARSRMFAAGVTNNFAVTAVAFALLFGPVIASITPAAGLAVGGAYAGAPASDAGIEGGDRITAVGGTEVADPAAFESALSATEDPSVEMTVNGEETVTVDRRVTVVGAVEGNPLGLSVDPEGDAPQITAVNGTEVRTAAAFREVASEHELARVSTSEGEVTAPLGAYVTNVSADGPLGSQTDLSGTLTVTRIDGERILAYDDLDRTLSGDEYDPGDTVTLRVYADGQFREVDVELGGTDDDPRVGVVVTQGVSGVVVDDLGIQRYPAEAYLALLGGDSGGAPPGLGGLAGTPLGLVYAALLLPLASAVSAALPYNFAGFYGEFAGFYDVTGPLAAFGEWPVFLLANVLFWTGWINIQLGIFNCIPGYPLDGGRILRMGAEGLVSRLPVSNRDRLVTTLTTSVGLTMLTALLVVVFAPQFL; translated from the coding sequence ATGAACACGCTCCTGTGGGTCCTCGTGGGAGCCCTCGCGTACTCCGTCGTCCTCATGGCGCTGTACACGCGCGGGTATCTCCCGGACGCCGTTCGCGTCCAGGGACCGCTGACGACGATCCACACCAAGCGCGGTCGCGCGTTCCTCAACTGGCTCGCGGGCCCCCGGCGGTTCTGGCGGGCCTGGAGCAACCTCGGCGTCGGCATCGCCGTCGTCGTCATGGTCGCGATGTTCGCGTTCCTCGTGTGGTCGGCGCTCGCAACCCTCCAACGCCCCGTCCAGACGCAGGCGAACCAGCCCTCGAACTTCCTCATCATCCCCGGCGTCAACGACTTCCTCCCGCTGGCGGTCGCGCCGGAGATCGTCCTCGGGCTGCTGATCGCCCTCGTCGTCCACGAGGGCGGTCACGGCCTGCTGTGTCGCGTCGAGGACATCGACATCGACTCGCTCGGACTCGTCCTCCTCACGGTCATCCCCGTCGGCGCGTTCGTCGAACCCGACGAGGAGAGCCAGTCGAACGCCGACCGCGGCGCGCGCAGCCGGATGTTCGCCGCCGGCGTCACGAACAACTTCGCCGTCACCGCCGTCGCGTTCGCGCTGCTGTTCGGCCCGGTCATCGCCTCGATCACCCCCGCCGCGGGGCTCGCGGTCGGCGGCGCGTACGCGGGCGCGCCGGCGTCCGACGCCGGCATCGAGGGCGGGGACCGGATCACCGCCGTCGGCGGGACGGAGGTCGCGGACCCCGCGGCCTTCGAGTCGGCGCTGTCGGCGACCGAGGACCCGTCCGTCGAGATGACCGTCAACGGCGAGGAGACGGTCACCGTCGACAGGCGCGTCACCGTCGTCGGCGCCGTCGAGGGGAACCCACTCGGACTCTCGGTCGATCCAGAGGGCGACGCCCCGCAGATCACTGCCGTCAACGGGACCGAAGTCCGCACCGCCGCGGCGTTCCGTGAGGTCGCCAGCGAACACGAGCTCGCGCGCGTGTCCACCTCCGAGGGCGAGGTCACCGCGCCGCTTGGCGCGTACGTCACGAACGTCTCCGCCGACGGGCCCCTCGGCTCCCAGACCGACCTCTCGGGCACGCTCACCGTCACTCGGATCGACGGGGAACGGATCCTCGCGTACGACGACCTCGACCGCACCCTCTCGGGCGACGAGTACGACCCCGGCGACACGGTGACGCTGCGGGTGTACGCCGACGGGCAGTTCCGCGAGGTCGACGTCGAGCTCGGCGGCACGGACGACGATCCGCGGGTGGGCGTCGTCGTGACGCAAGGGGTCTCCGGCGTCGTCGTCGACGACCTCGGGATCCAGCGGTACCCCGCCGAGGCGTACCTCGCGCTGCTCGGCGGCGATTCCGGCGGCGCGCCGCCCGGACTGGGCGGGCTCGCGGGGACGCCGCTCGGGCTCGTGTACGCCGCGCTGTTGCTCCCGCTCGCCAGCGCCGTCTCCGCGGCGCTGCCGTACAACTTCGCGGGCTTCTACGGCGAGTTCGCGGGCTTTTACGACGTGACCGGCCCGCTCGCCGCGTTCGGGGAGTGGCCGGTGTTCCTGCTCGCGAACGTGCTGTTCTGGACCGGCTGGATCAACATCCAGCTGGGGATCTTCAACTGCATCCCCGGCTACCCGCTCGACGGCGGCCGCATCCTCCGCATGGGCGCCGAGGGGCTCGTCTCCCGGCTCCCGGTGTCGAACCGCGACCGGCTGGTCACGACGCTCACCACCTCCGTCGGGCTCACGATGCTGACGGCGCTGCTGGTCGTCGTGTTCGCGCCGCAGTTCCTCTGA